One Bacillus solimangrovi genomic window, CCTGGGAATCATGAATCATTTGTATTAATCGCTGTGGTTTGAGTAATGGAACGGCTTTTTTGTACACTAATGGATACTCTTCTTTCCAATTATGAAGCTTCTTTCGCCAAATACTTGTATCTCCCTTTGTTCCATCTTCTTCAATTAATGCTTCAAGTGCCTTCTTCGCATCTCCAACTACAGGAATTGCTGTAGGAACGTTTTTCCCGATTTCTGCAGGGTCAATATCAATATGTGCAATTTTTGCATTTGGGGCAAATTCATTAAGATTACCTGTCACCCGATCATCAAAACGAGAACCAATACTAATTAATAAGTCAGACTCATAAATCGCCATATTTGCTGAGTATGTTCCATGCATCCCAGCCATACCTAAAAATAATTCATGATTCCCAGGGAATGCACCTAACCCTAGAAGTGTACAGGCCAGTGGAATATTTTGTTGCTCAACGTACGTTAGCAATTCTTTGTTTGCTCTAGCATGCAATACTCCAGCTCCAGCAAGAATTAATGGCTTCTTAGCATGGCTTACTGCTTCAGCAAGCTTCTTAATTTGCAATTGATTAGGATTATATGTTGGCTGATAACTAGGAATATTAATTGGTAAATCATAATCAAATTCGGCTTCTATAATCGCTACATCTTTAGGAAGATCAATTAGTACAGGTCCTGGTCTACCTGTTGATGCTATATGGAATGCCTCTTTGATAACTCTTGGCAATTCTTTAACATCTCGAACTTGATAGCTATGCTTTGTAATTGGCATTGTAATACCCATTACATCTGCCTCTTGGAAAGCATCAGTACCAATTACATTAGTAGGGACTTGCCCAGTAAATACAACCATCGGGAGTGAGTCCATCATTGCATCTGTTAAACCTGTTACAATATTGGTTGCACCAGGTCCAGATGTTGCTACCACTACACCTGTCTTACCAGAAACTCTTGCATATCCTTCTGCTGCATGAATTCCACCCTGTTCATGTCTAGGCAAGACATGGTCAATACCTGCATCGTATAACTCATTGTAAATCGGAAGCACTGCCCCACCTGGATATCCAAAGATTACCTCAACATTCTCAGCTTTCAATGCTTCTACAAACATCTTTGCACCTGACATTTTTGTTACTGACCGCTTCATTTTTTTCTCTTTTACCTCTGTGTTCATTTTCGATTCCCCCTAGATTTTTAATTGTTAAGGCAACCAAAAGACTGAATAATTAGTTATTAATGAATATTCTGATATATAAATGTACGATTTTGCTATTAAATGATGTAGTTTTCCACCTTTTCACTAAAAAGATCATCTATAACAATGAAAAAAAGACCTTTTCACCCCATAAAAGCCCTACGGCTTAAAGGGGTGAAAAGGTCTTCCTCTCCACGGTACCACCCTTTTTCGTGATTCATTTACAAGAATCACCTCATGAACGACTTGAAAGAAAAATCGTTCAATTTTCAATAACGAGTAGCAAGATAACTACCCGGTCAACCCTACTTGAACTCGTTTCAGATTGACGCTCCGAGGTGAGCTTCATCGTAAGGGTAACACCGGCTCTCAGCTACACCGGTTCTCTGGAGATACCACA contains:
- the ilvB gene encoding biosynthetic-type acetolactate synthase large subunit — its product is MNTEVKEKKMKRSVTKMSGAKMFVEALKAENVEVIFGYPGGAVLPIYNELYDAGIDHVLPRHEQGGIHAAEGYARVSGKTGVVVATSGPGATNIVTGLTDAMMDSLPMVVFTGQVPTNVIGTDAFQEADVMGITMPITKHSYQVRDVKELPRVIKEAFHIASTGRPGPVLIDLPKDVAIIEAEFDYDLPINIPSYQPTYNPNQLQIKKLAEAVSHAKKPLILAGAGVLHARANKELLTYVEQQNIPLACTLLGLGAFPGNHELFLGMAGMHGTYSANMAIYESDLLISIGSRFDDRVTGNLNEFAPNAKIAHIDIDPAEIGKNVPTAIPVVGDAKKALEALIEEDGTKGDTSIWRKKLHNWKEEYPLVYKKAVPLLKPQRLIQMIHDSQ